The Flavobacterium jumunjinense genome includes a region encoding these proteins:
- a CDS encoding TonB-dependent siderophore receptor, producing the protein MNKILLTVSTLLALGTVNAQEKKKNETDSIKQLKEIIVEGKKEVKYKKEASTTVSKMDLKELENPQVYNSISAALLKDQVVTNFNDAIKNATGITRVWESTGRGGDGGEFYTMRGFSVQPTMVNGFPALNNGTIDPANIESIEAIKGPSGTLYGGSLISYGGLINIVTKKPQHFFGGEIGYNSGTYGSERVTADINTPLNKEKNVLLRINAAYQKSNSFQDAGFNKSFFVAPSLNYIVNDELSFLINTEFTQRESANAPMLFLSRYAPLSFSDISLFEKNYKKSFTSNELTISNPTFSIQAQMLYKLSENWTSQTVLSRGNTKTDGYYSYLFDASNGTAFGRSVSKRNGETYTTDIQQNFIGDFKIGNFRNRLVAGLDYYKSNIRNGSTGWVANGVVTLHDGNDTGDLTRAGVDNLLVGSFDGNSNAENEIYSVYVSDLINITQKLAVMASVRVDHFKGKTDYFITEEVNGQTAVSPKFGLVYQPIVNKVSLFANYMNGFRNVAPKEVSEIDGSNTRLKAFDPEHANQIEVGVKTSLFKDKLSATVSYYTINVKDRVMTDPNNINNTIQGEEIESKGIEVSIIANPIEGLNIILGISNNKAEFTKGNLADGYIGLRPEESGPETLINFWANYTLTKGKLKGFGFGIGQNHASENKTLNRASIGTFELPSYTILNSALSYDSNQFNITLKLNNILNEKYYSGWSTVSPQQLRTLTAGLTYKF; encoded by the coding sequence ATGAATAAAATACTATTAACCGTGTCCACTCTTTTAGCTTTAGGTACAGTAAACGCCCAAGAAAAAAAGAAAAATGAGACAGATAGCATTAAACAATTAAAAGAAATTATAGTTGAAGGTAAGAAAGAAGTAAAATACAAAAAAGAAGCAAGTACAACAGTTTCAAAGATGGATTTAAAAGAATTAGAGAATCCTCAAGTGTATAATTCTATTTCAGCAGCACTTTTAAAAGACCAGGTAGTTACAAACTTTAATGATGCAATTAAAAACGCTACAGGTATAACCCGTGTTTGGGAATCTACTGGTCGTGGTGGAGACGGCGGTGAATTTTATACCATGCGAGGTTTTAGCGTTCAACCAACAATGGTTAATGGTTTTCCTGCTCTAAACAATGGAACAATAGATCCTGCTAATATTGAAAGTATTGAAGCAATTAAAGGTCCATCTGGTACATTATATGGTGGTAGTTTAATATCTTATGGTGGTTTAATTAATATTGTAACAAAAAAACCGCAACACTTTTTTGGAGGTGAAATAGGTTATAATTCGGGCACTTATGGTTCAGAAAGAGTTACAGCCGACATCAACACTCCACTTAACAAGGAAAAGAATGTGTTATTAAGAATTAATGCAGCTTATCAAAAAAGTAATTCTTTTCAAGATGCTGGTTTTAATAAATCTTTTTTTGTTGCACCTTCATTAAACTACATTGTCAATGATGAATTATCGTTTTTAATCAATACAGAATTCACACAAAGAGAATCTGCAAATGCACCAATGCTTTTCTTAAGTCGATATGCTCCTCTTTCTTTCAGTGATATTTCTTTATTTGAGAAAAATTATAAAAAATCGTTTACTTCAAATGAGTTAACAATTAGTAATCCGACTTTCAGTATTCAAGCACAAATGTTATATAAGCTTTCTGAAAATTGGACGTCTCAAACGGTTCTTTCAAGAGGAAATACTAAAACCGATGGTTATTATTCTTATTTATTTGATGCTTCAAACGGGACTGCTTTCGGTAGATCGGTATCAAAAAGAAATGGAGAAACTTACACTACAGATATTCAACAAAATTTTATTGGGGATTTTAAAATTGGAAACTTTAGAAATAGACTAGTTGCAGGTTTAGATTATTACAAATCAAACATTAGAAACGGAAGCACTGGTTGGGTTGCAAATGGTGTTGTTACATTACATGATGGGAATGATACTGGAGATTTGACAAGAGCTGGTGTTGATAATCTATTAGTTGGCTCTTTTGATGGAAATTCTAATGCAGAAAATGAAATATACAGCGTTTACGTTTCAGATTTAATAAATATTACTCAAAAATTAGCTGTAATGGCTAGTGTTAGAGTAGATCATTTTAAAGGAAAAACAGATTATTTCATTACCGAAGAAGTAAATGGACAAACTGCTGTGTCTCCAAAATTTGGTTTAGTTTATCAGCCAATAGTAAACAAAGTATCTCTTTTTGCAAATTACATGAACGGCTTCAGAAATGTTGCTCCAAAAGAAGTATCAGAAATTGATGGTTCAAATACACGATTAAAAGCTTTTGATCCAGAACATGCAAATCAGATTGAAGTTGGTGTTAAAACAAGTTTATTTAAAGATAAATTATCAGCAACTGTAAGTTATTACACAATTAATGTTAAAGACAGAGTAATGACAGATCCTAACAATATTAATAATACTATTCAAGGAGAAGAAATTGAAAGTAAAGGTATAGAAGTAAGTATAATTGCTAACCCAATTGAAGGTTTAAACATTATATTAGGAATTAGTAATAACAAAGCTGAATTTACAAAAGGTAATCTTGCAGATGGTTATATTGGACTTAGACCTGAAGAATCTGGACCAGAAACACTAATAAATTTCTGGGCAAACTATACACTTACCAAAGGGAAATTAAAAGGATTTGGATTCGGTATAGGACAAAATCACGCAAGTGAAAACAAAACATTAAATAGAGCTTCTATTGGAACTTTTGAATTGCCAAGTTATACAATTTTGAATTCCGCACTATCCTATGATTCAAATCAATTTAATATTACTCTAAAATTAAACAATATACTGAATGAAAAATACTATTCAGGTTGGTCAACTGTTTCTCCACAACAATTAAGAACATTAACTGCTGGATTAACCTATAAGTTTTAA